The sequence CTGTCAACACTttgagaaaaaagaagaagaagcaggATAGTTCAAAAGAGTTACAAAAACCAGTTCAAAGGTGGAAGAAAAAGTCAATTTTTTTCGATTTGCCATATTGGAGTGTAAGTTAATTTGCACTCTTTTCATTAgcttttgcaaattttttattttttgttcctAAATTGTTAGAAATATTCTGAACTAACACTATGAaacttgtttatggttatttttaGGGCCTCCTGCTACGTCATAACTTAGATGTGATGCATGTTGAAAAGAATGTATGCGAGAATATCATAGGCACATTGTTAAACCTGAGAAAAAATCCAAAGATGGTGTGAATGCTCGCAAAGATTTGGTACACTTAAAAATTAGACACGAATTACATCCGCAAGAAAAAAGgagaaaataaatatcatttaccTGCTGCCCCGTACACACTGTCTAAAAAAGAAATGGATGTATTTTGCTCTAGgttgaagaaaataaagttaCCCGATGGATATAGCTCTAATATTGGTAACTGTGTTTCTGTAGAAGAGCGTAAGCTTATTGGGCTGAAATCTCATGATTGTCGTGTTATGATGCAACAATTGCTATCAGTAGCATTGAGAGATCTTCTACCGAAAGGTCCACGCAATGCTATATGTCTGTTGGGTGCATTTTACAATGAATTATGTCAAAGAGTATTAGACAGGAACCGCTTAGAACAACTCGAGGAGAATATTGCTGAAATTCTATGCATGTTGGAAAGGTATTTTCCACCTGCTTTCTTTACCATCTCGGTTCACTTGACAATTCATTTAGCAAGAGAGGCTCGCTTGTGTGGGCCAGTCCAATTCCGTTGGATGTATCCATTTGAAAGGTATTAAGTAATCATTAatctttttgataaattttatattttgctATCTACACTTATTTCATGTGAATTTTGCTTTGTGATTTAGATTTATGAAAATACTAAAAGGGTATGTTAAGAACCGGGCAAGACCAAAAGGTTGTATAGCTGAGTGTTACCTTGCAGAAGAACAGATGGCATTTTGTAGTGCTTATATAAAAAATGCTTCTAGTATTGGTGTTCGTTCTAATAGGAACGATGATTTGGAAGATGGATTATTAGAAGGTCGGCCAATTTCTAAagggaaagaaaatattttagaggATCACGTGTTACAAGGTGCACATCGATATGTGTTGTTCAATACTGCAGAAGTTGAACCTTACTTACAGTGAGTGTAGTTAGTTTCATACTGTTAGTCTTGATTTAttacatatcttgtgtattctAACATCTTCATTCAATGATTTTAATTAGGATGCACGTTGACGAGCTTAAACAAACAGCTCATCGTTTCTTAAGTAATGAAACATTGTTACAAAAGAAgcatacactacaagaaaaacgctaaacgacaacggataaaatccgttgtcgtaggcctttaaaaactgttgtaactgagggtgttgttgaaatgccgttcaacgacaacggtttttatccgttgttgtagctcatatagcgacggttttaataaaccgtcgctaatgaattaaaaccgtcgctaatgaaTTAGCGACGATGTTCTAttatccgtcgctaatattagcgacggactttAAAACGACCGTcgccaattagcgacggttttataaactGTCGCTCAAATTAGCGACAGATAACCATCAAGTCtgtcgctacttttagcgacagtttcttaatgatgtccgtcgctattattttcattaaaataaaaaaaattacttttaataaatctaaaaaaaatacttataatttgactatgctaacaatattcatctgactatgctaacaatattcatgattttaactaacacacaaaaatttaaaaaattaaagggaaaaaatttacccaaaatcgaaactaaaatcgtgtaagagaaaaattttaactgTTGTAAAGTGATGTTGGGAAAATGGACTGAGAAAATTTATAGAgaattggcgacggtttttggcttaaccgtcgccattagcgacggttatttcatttaactgtcgcaaatttgaaaactgtcggtcattttagcgacggttttctctaaacggtcgctaatttaaaattagcgacggttttgtttaaatcggtcgctacatttagcgacgtgGAAAATAAAACGGTCGCTAATGTAGCGACGGAtttcaaaaaaccgtcgctaaacttaaAAATGCGACGGACTtgttttaaccgtcgctaaattagcgaccgATTTAAACAAAACCGTCGTTTGTCCGAAAAATACgccaatcgacaacggtttttgaaaaccgtggtcgattgaaaaaaaaacacggcaaaagacaacggttcataaaaccgttgtcttttgccttaAAAAAACGCTAAAAAACAACGGTTTTctcaaaaccgttgtcgttgacctcctaaaagacaacggttttatgaaaaccgttgtctttgaccccctaaaagacaacggttttgtaaaaccgttgtcaaaatttacctacgacaacggttttcNACGTTGTTGTTGGgcgtttttcttgtagtgatatgGAAACATTTGCTGAATGGTTATCAAAACAGGATCATGTTAACTCTTCAGACCGAATTCAATGGCTATCACATGGTCCAAGAAAGCACGTTACATCTTATACGGGATATATTGTAAATGGACATCGGTACCACACAATTGATGTTGGAAGATCAACAAAAGATAGTGGTGTTTCAATTGAAGCTGATACAGTTTGTCAATCTAATGCTAATGACAATTCACATACAGTAGGAAGACTATCATACTATGGGGTTATACGAGATATTGTTTTGCTAGACTACTATTCTTTCAAAGTGCCTGTTTTTAGGTGTGATTGGGCCAATCCTGGAACTGGTATCAAAATTGAAGATGGTTTTACACTGGTCAACATACACCAAGGACTAAAAACTTTTGAAAGTGATCCTTTCATTTTAGCATCACAAGCAAAGCAAGTATTTTATTCCAGGGACAATGATGAAACAAATTGGGATGTGTTGCTAAAAGCGCCGCCTCGGGGTATTCATAACATGAATGTGCTTGAAGAAGATGCTTATACGTCATCAACACCTCTTGATGTGTCCCTACTTGAGATTAACATTACTGAGAAAGAACCGTATTCAAGGAATGAGTATAAGGGAATCGATGTGACTGAGACATGACTGAAATTTTCGGCAGTAGATTTTatagttatttattttgattgataCATGTTTTTCTAAAGTTACGTAACTATTTATTTAGtgtttaaatatatttgtttgtttgtttattttcaGTGATGCATCATGTCATATTACATGTTTATCAGGTCATTAAATAACATTCAAAAGATGAGCAAAATGGTTAAAAAATGTAGCAAATGATCTGTAGATGAAATTCAGGTGAGACATTaaatcttgttttattttactaaaGCACACTAGTATATTTCAATGTATCTTATTTCCATTTTACAATGTATCTTTTTTCCATTTTACAGGAAAATATATCTAATGGGTTATATAGAATGGATTCTAACAATTCCGCTAATTCATCACATGATTTGCATGGCAAAGAACCAATTGATGATGAGAAAACAAATAAGAAAAAAGGACGGGGTGCATCAAAGTTGAAAATGGTTAGTGGCCAAGACAAGTGTAAAGAGCTGGAGCGTAATGAGTTTGGACAGCTGGTTGGAGATAATTCAGTGAAGTATGCTTCTTTCCTAGGTTGCATGATAAAAGAATTTGTGCCTTATACATTAGATGGATGGAATGACATAAGTTAAGAAGTGAAGGATAGGATGTGGAGCTGTCTTCAAGTAATATATTTAGTTActtaatttttcatttcaattttcatAACAAAATGTAGACATATTTTCTTGTTATTTAATTTACAGCTGACTTACAAAGTTGAGGATTGtgaaaagaaatcaatttttCGAAAGTTGGCAAAATTGTGGCGCGATAGGAAATCCAAATTGCAAATACTTGTACGAGAAGCTAATACAAGTCGACTGGCTTCACGAGATCTCAATCTTTTGAAGCCTGAatttatggacgaaaatcaggGGGACTTGTTTGTACATAGGACATTATCCCCTAACTTTCAAATAAGAATTTTTCTGAACTCTTTTATGGTCACTTAGTACATTTGCTTTACTTTTCATTTTGTTggtatttgtaatttttgtgatgatttatgggcaaatcatttttaaaatatgccAAAACGTGTGGCAAATATGAGGTGGGTGTAAATGTAAGACATGTAAATCTTATATGAAggctgctactacttaaattataattcaccctagtgtaggttgtctgcaagtaatatatttcgtaagtacgagatcgatccacagagaggttattttgagtgtaaatttattaatttatagattacaaatgcaagaacgaagtttacaaattataaattttgtcaaggttcgaggatttattcttggtttatacaatattgtttaactaaaagtaaaacaaaagaaaccaccataaataatggttccaagaaaataaaaatatttaaacacacacctaatataatatagttcccactatagaaaataccgaattcaccgatattttatatatggtacctatgattatatatataactatat comes from Primulina huaijiensis isolate GDHJ02 chromosome 5, ASM1229523v2, whole genome shotgun sequence and encodes:
- the LOC140977403 gene encoding uncharacterized protein; this translates as MDVFCSRLKKIKLPDGYSSNIGNCVSVEERKLIGLKSHDCRVMMQQLLSVALRDLLPKGPRNAICLLGAFYNELCQRVLDRNRLEQLEENIAEILCMLERYFPPAFFTISVHLTIHLAREARLCGPVQFRWMYPFERFMKILKGYVKNRARPKGCIAECYLAEEQMAFCSAYIKNASSIGVRSNRNDDLEDGLLEGRPISKGKENILEDHVLQGAHRYVLFNTAEVEPYLQMHVDELKQTAHRFLSNETLLQKKHTLQEKR